In Pseudosulfitobacter pseudonitzschiae, the sequence AGGTTGAAGGCGCTGCCCACAGCCCCCGCACGGCCCCGGACCATGACGCTGCCGACTTCGGGTGTGCGCAGAACGCTGTGCTCGGGGGCCAGCGCGGCACCGGTCCAAAGGGCGTCCAGATCCGCCGCGCGGCAGCGGGCCAGCAGGCCCAGCCATGCTTTGCGGGCTGCGTTCGGGTCGATCGTTTCATTCATGTAGACACCTTGCCGATTTGTCTAGTTTACTATACAACTAGACAAATATATCCGCGATTCTGTTCCGTTCCGCAATCCCCAGCTTTGTGAAGATTTGGTGACACCCATGGCCCGCACCCCGATCTGGCAATCCATCGCCGCCCATCTGCGCGATGAAATCACCGCAGGGCAGTTCGCCCAAGGCGACAAGCTGCCGACCGAGGCGGCGCTGTCCGCGCGCTTTGGCGTCAACCGTCACACGGTGCGCCACGCGCTGGGAGCGCTGGCCGAGGAGGGCGTGGTCTATGCAAGGCGCGGCGCGGGTGTGTTCGTGACGCAGGTGCCGACGGATTATCCCATCGGCAAGCGCGTGCGCTTTCACCAGAACCTGACGCTGGCGGGGCGGGTGCCTGCCAAGGAAATCCTGTCGCTGGAAACCCGCAGCGCCACGGCGGTCGAACGCAAGACCTTGGCGCTGGCCGAGGGGGATATGGTGCATGATTACGAGGGACTGTCGCTGGCCGATGACCAGCCTGTCGCCCTGTTTCGCAGTGTCTTTCCGGCGGCGCGGTTTCCTGATCTGCTGGCGGACCTGCAAGCGACACGCTCTGTCACGGCGGCGTTACAGCGTGGCGGCGTGGCAGATTACACCCGCGCCTCGACCCGGTTGAAGGCCAAGCTGGCCACGGCGACCCAAGCGCTGCACCTGCGCATCTCCGAGGGCGCACCGGTACTGCACACCACAGGCATCAACGTTGATGCAGGTGGCGTGCCGGTCGAGTTCGGGAATACCTGGTTCGCGGGGGACAGGATCACGCTGACGCTGGAGGGCGGGTAGGGGGATCAGTGGGGTCAGGTGGAGCAAGAAAGCTGTTGATGCTGAAGCGCGCAAGGGATGGATGTACCCAGCCCGAATGTATGTACCGGCTGCTATTCGCAATCGAGAAATTGGCACGATTTCGGAAGTCGCTCATATGTATCCGGCCTGTTGATCGGCTCGTGGGCCGTGGCCTTGATGGGGTTACGCACGCGCCGTGGTCTCATTAGCGGATAGGTCGATTTTGACCATTCGGGCTGTCAGACTCTGGGTGCGTATTTTCTCCGTTCCATGCTGTCCTCTCTTTCGCGAACTCCTTGGTGACCGTGGAAGACGTCAGATCGCTTCCATGGCCGCGTCTCTTGGTGCGTCGAACTGGGTGCCGTGGCGCAGAAGGCTCCAGGCGGTTCGTGCGAGTTTGTTGGCAAGCGCGATGGCCGCCTTGTTTCTGGGCATACGCGCCACCGCCTCGGTCAGCCACGGGCCAAAGCTGAAGTCGGACCAGCGGTGCGGGCGCATCATGATCACTTTAGCCGCCTGCACGAACAGCATCCTCAGGTAGCGACTGCCGCGCTTGGTGATCCGTCCGAGGATCGTTCGCCCGCCGGTGCTGAATTGTCGGGGCACCAGACCAACCCAGGCTGCAAAATCGCGCCCCCTGTCGAACGCCTCACCTTTGCCGACTGCCGCGACCATCGCCGTCGAGATCATTGGCCCGATGCCGGGTATCGTCATGATGTTGGCGCAGTTCTCTTCCGTGCGGCTGATCTCTTCGATCTCGCCGGAGACGTCCCCGATCCGTTTGTCCAGCCAGAGCCAGTCGCCGTAAAGCCCGATCAGGATGCCACGCATTCGAGGTGAGATCTCATCCCGACGCTGTTCGAGGATCGTTTCGAAGGAATTCTTCAGCGCCCGCAGCCCCGACCTGACGGTGATCCCCTGCTCGATCAGGAAGGCCCGGATCTGGTTGATGGTGGCCGTGCGCCGCGAAACCAGCCGTGCCCGGACCCGGTGCAGGGCCTGAAGGTCGAGCTGATCTTGGTCCTTTTCTGAAACGGTCCGAAGGTTGGGTCGCAACGCAGCTTCTGCGATCGCCTCCGCGTCGTTGTAATCGTTCTTCTGGCCCTTGTTGAACGGCTTCACGTAAATTGCCGGTATGATCCGCGGCTCGAACCCCATGCTCCGCAGCGTTCGGCTGACAAAATGGGCGCTGAGGCAAGCCTCCATTCCCACGATGCAGCGTGGGAGTTGCTCGAAAGTGGCATTCAGAGCCAAGCGCTTGATCTGCTTTCGGATGACCAGTTGGCCGGACCGGTCGAATCCGACCAGGTGAAACGTATCCTTCCCGATGTCGATCCCGACGACGGCAAGGTCTTCCAAACTTCCTGTCTTCTTTGCACACATGGCTACTTCTCCTTGTTGCGCGGTTGATCCCAGTTAAAGATAACCCAACGTTGGGGGAAGCAGCCGGCACATCCCATTAGCGGATCCACAGCCCTCGGCTCGAAATTTGCGATAGCTGACCTTCACCGCGCGGGTCGCGAACTGGTAAGATGCGGACTTTGCTGCCGTTCGCTGCGGCTGCACCAATGTCCGCATCTCACCACGCCGTTCATGTTTGAGCGGTCAAGTTGAGATCGTTGCATAAGGTCTCCGAGTTGATCAAAATCAGCCTCACAAATAAATTGAAAACTAACAAAGCTGGTTGAAGCCATAATCCATGAAAAAAATTCTTATGATTGCCGTAGCCGCATTCGTCATCTCAACCATGTCGGCACAAGCATGTAGGATGGCTACCGCCCTAAACATTGAAGATGTCTCATTTGCCGACGTCGTTGTTATCGGGACCGTCGAGAATTATGAGATAGTAAGAGATGTGGCCTTTCGCGAAGGAATGCTCTCAAATCCAGACCTGTCCGACAACCTTCGAGAATTGTACTCAGACCCAAACCAATCACTCCTAGGTGATTATGCACGATTTGAAGTGCTGGTTAGTGAGACAATCGTCGGAGGCGTTCCTCAGCGCTTCATGGCTACTTGGGATAATTCGACTTTTGGGGAGCCCGCATCGTTGTCCACCGAGCAACTTCTCATGGCATTTAGATATGCGCAAACGCCAATGCCGCCCCTACAAGGGCCAAGTGCAACAGTATTGCCGAATCCGGAGCCGCAACTACTGACAATCTTGCAGGCTCCGTGTGCTCCACCGTTCTTGTTTAGTAGCTCATCTGAGGCTGCCCAAAATGTTAGGGAAATCCTAGAGGTGAACCCTTAGCAACTCGGCCTTTGCAAGGGTTCCATTCTATCAATTCCCTCAAAGAACAAACAGTTCCAACGCCTTTTGTGATCAAGGCTGTTGAAAGTGGCGACGCTTAGTTGCCATTCGCTGCACTGCAAAAGACAGTCAACATGGGCTCACAGCCGCCGTTCGCCGCACTCTACACGAATGGCCGCTGTCGGGAAATGGCACAGACTTTGCAAACTCCACTTCCTGCGCATTGCGGTGTTCGTCTATGACGCAGCATACCACCGCCTTTCGCCCCGGTTGCATTCGCTCGGATGACGGGTTCGGTCCGGAAATGTGGTTCACAAAGGGCTCCCCCAATTGATCAGCATTTCCTCAACGGCATGTTGTGTTTCAAGCCTTGGCTGCACTGCCGAAGACCAGCCCGACTGCCCGTTGTGGGGTCAGGATGCTTTGAGCGTGACAGGCGGCGCGGCTTCTTGGGGGTGGCCTTGCGGTTATTCGTCCAGAAATGCCACCTGTTGCGCTCGCATCGCAAAGATATCCTTGTCGTCCACGATCTCGACATCGTCCAGACATACGATCTGGTCACGTTTCAGGGGGCGTTTCAGTTTGATGTGGTGCGCCAGACCGATCGGCAGGGCGTTCAGGCGGTGGGACTGGCGGGCGGGGATCGCTTTGGCCCAGACTTTGAAGCCGCCTTCGCCGTCCAGATAATCACCGGCGGCAAAGTCGCCCTTGGATGTGGCCACCGCATCGCCGCGCCAGCGGGTGGATGATCCTGTGGCCTCGCCGCGCAAACAGGCCGACAGCACCGAAACGGATGTTTCCAGCCCGATCAGGTGAAAGGGGCGCCACATCGAGCCGTACCAGCCTGTGGGATCTGTCAGCAGGCCGTATTGCTGGAAACAGGCGCGGGTGTAGTCGTCGGGCGCGCGAAAGGTCACGAACATGCCGTATTGGATGTTGTTCAGCACCACGCGCCCGTCGGGTTCGCGGCTGGATGCGATGTCGACCAGCCCCGGTTTGGCCAGCCTGCCGCCTTCGCTTTCGGGGCGGAACACTGTCGCCAGATCGTGCAGCCCTGCGGGATGGAAGGCCAGCCCGTCGTCCGGACAATCAAGGCCGGTGGCATTGGCGACAGCGGCCATTTCGATGGCGGCCTTGGTCCCGTCGGTGAACGAATTGTACATCTTGGGGTTAAAGTCGCCTGCGGCCACTTCTTCGTCGCTCCATCCGAAAAAGTCCCAGACCGTGTCGGGGGTAGAATAGCGGTAGGGCGGGGCAAAGTTCATGCCCTTGCCTGCGGCACACAGTTCGAATCCGCAGGCGTGGACCCAATCGACCAACTCGCAGATAGCGGCGGGCTGGTCGCCATAGGCCATGGAATAGACCACGCCCTGCTGCGCTGCGCGGTGTGCCAGAACGGCGCCGCATAGAACGTCGGCTTCGACGTTGACCATAATCACATGCTTGCCCGCGTCGATGGCGGCCAGCGCGTGACGGGTGCCTGCCAGCGGGTGGCCGGTTGCTTCGAGGATACATTCGATATCACCGCAGGCCAGCAGGTCTGCGACATCGTCGGTGATGCAGGTGGTGCCGTCGCGCACTGCACCGGCCATGCTGGTGGCGGCGTATCGCTCGGGGGACCAGCCGGTGCGCTCGAACGATCCGCGGGCTTTGTCCACGTCCAGATCGGCGACACCGACCACATGATAGCCGTCGATAAACCGCGCTTGTGCAAGGATCATCGAGCCGAATTTTCCTGCGCCGATCAGGCCGACGCGCACGGGGCGGCCCGCGTCGCGGCGTGCGGCAAGAAGCGATGACAGGTTCATGATGTGTCCTTTCGGTTATGTGTCCGGGGGACGCTAACACGGGGTGCGCGTGACAACATTGAAGCTGTGCTTACCGTGCAGTTAAGAATTTTTAATTGTTTAGCGGGCTGCCCCGATGCCATCTGGTGCCTGAACCAAAGGGGGAGGAGACAGCCATGAACACGGGCACAGCCAAGCATGGATCGAACGTCAGTCTGGCACGGCGCGCATGGGCGATCCGGCGCAACGCGTTGCGCATGGGCGAGGTGCAGGGGCAGGGATATATCGGACAGGCGCTGGGTGTGGCGGATGTGCTGGCGGTGTCCTATTTCCACGCGCTCAGCTATCGCCCCGACGACCCCGAATGGGAAGGGCGCGACCGCTTTCTGCTGTCGATCGGACACTATGCCATCGCGCTGTATTCCGCGATGATCGAGGCAGGTATCCTGCCAGAGAACGAACTGGAAACTTATGGCATGGACGACAGCCGGATGCCGATGTCGGGCATGGCCGCCTATACGCCGGGGATGGAGATCACCGGCGGATCGCTTGGACATGGCTTGGGCATTGCGGTGGGCATGGCGCTGGGGCTGAAGCGTAAAAAGAACCCAGCCTTTGTCTATAACATGCTGTCCGACGGCGAACTGGGCGAAGGATCGACCTGGGAGGCGGTGATGTCTGCCGTGCAGTGGAAACTGGACAACCTGATCGCCATTGTCGATTTCAACAACCAGCAGGCCGACGGACCGACGCGCTCGGCACTGGCGCAGGTGCCCGAGGCGGCGAAATGGCAGGCATTTGGCTGGTATGCGCAAGAGGTCGACGGTAACGATCTGGACGCGGTCGTAGCAGCCTTTGACGCGGCACGGGGCCACGATGGCGCGCAGCCCCGCGTCATCATCTGCAACACCACCATGTGCAAGGGCATTCCGTTTCTGGAAAGCCGTGAGATCACCCATTTTGTACGGGTTGAGCCCGAGGAATGGGCCAAAGCCTTGGAGATTCTGGACGGGGAGAAACCACAATGAAGCCGCAGGAACTGTCGCGCCGCCAGTCGAAATACACCGCCCGCACCGCGCCCGAGGGCGAACGCGTGGCCACATCCGCCATGATCGCGTCGCTGGATGCCGAAGGACGCGACACCATAGCCGCCCCCTTTGGTCACGCACTGGTGGATCTGGCCAAAACCCGCGAAGACATTGTGGGGTTGACGGCGGATCTGTCAAAATACACCGACCTGCATATTTTTGCCAAAGCGTACCCCGACCGGTTTTACCAGATGGGTATGGCCGAGGCGGTGATGATAAGCGCCGCCGCCGGACTGGCACGCGAGGGGTTCACGCCCTTTGCCACCACCTATGCGGTGTTTGCGTCGCGCCGCGCCTATGATTTCATCATCATGGCGATTGCCGAAGAAAACCTGCCGGTCAAGATTGTCTGCGCCCTGCCCGGACTGACCACAGGCTATGGCCCCAGCCATCAGGCGACCGAGGATCTGGCGATCATGCGCGGGATGCCCAACCTGACCATCATTGATCCGTGCGATGCGGTCGAGATCGATCAGGCCACGCGCGTCATCGCCGACACGCCGGGGCCGGTCTATATGCGGCTGCTGCGGGGGCAGGTGCCGGACGTGCTGGGCGAATATGGCTATCAGTTCAAGCTGGGCCGCGCGCAGATGATCCGCGACGGGCGTGATGTGCTGTTTGTGTCGTCGGGGCTGATGACCATGCGCACGCTGGACGCGGCCAAAGCGCTGCAAAAGGACGGTGTCGATTGCGCGGTGCTGCATGTGCCGACGATCAAGCCGCTGGATGTCCAGACCATCATCGCCGAGGCGTCAAAGGGCGGGCGGCTGGTGGTCACGGCCGAGAACCATTCGGTCACCGGCGGTCTGGGCGAGGCAGTGGCCGCGACCCTGATGCGGGCGGGGGTGCATGTGCCCTTCCGCCAGATCGGTCTGCCGGATGCGTTTCTGGATGCGGGGGCGCTGCCCACGTTGCACGACCAATACGGTATTTCGGTCAGCGCGGTTACGGCTGCGGTGAAATCATGGCTTTGAGGGGAATAAGATGAAACTTCTGGATGGAATGACGGCGATCATCACCGGTGCTGCCAGTCCGCGCGGGTTGGGCAAGGCCACGGCGCGGCTGTTTGCGCAGCATGGCGCGCGGGTGGCGATACTGGATCTGGATGCGGACGAGGCGGCAGAGGCCGCAGCGGACCTGCCGGGGCAGGGGCACACCTGGGGCGTGTGCGATGTGACCGACAAGGTGGCTTGCGAGACCGTGGCGGCGGATATTATTGCGCAGTGGGGGCAGGTGGATATTCTGGTGAACAACGCCGGTATCACCCAGCCGCTGAAGCTGATGGAGATTGCGCCGCACAACTACGACGCGGTGCTGGACGTGAACCTGCGCGGCACCTTGTATATGTCCCAAGCGGTGATCCCGCATATGCGGACGCGCGGGCAAGGCAGCATCATCAACCTGTCGTCGGTGTCGGCCCAGCGGGGCGGCGGCATCTTTGGCGGGCCGCATTATTCCGCCGCAAAAGCGGGGATACTGGGGCTGACCAAGGCGATGGCCCGCGAACTGGCACCCGCAGGCGTGCGGTCAAACGCGATCTGTCCGGGGTTCATCGCCACGGACATCACCGCAGGCAAACTGACCGACGAGATGCGCGCGCAAGTGCTGGAGGGTATCCCGATGGGCCGCGCAGGCACAGCGGACGACGTAGCGGGCTGTGCGTTGTTTCTGGCATCCAGCCTGTCGGCCTATGTGACGGGGACCGAAGTGGACGTGAATGGCGGTTCGCTGATCCATTAGGGGATTTGAATCTGGGAGTTTCACGGGCACGCCGAAACGTTCCGGGGGAAAACCGCAGCGAGGGTCCGATTTGAACCCGCTGCGATCTGTCTAACCGTAGTGTCGATAGACTAGATCTGAGGGATCAGGCCGTTGCGCGTTCGCATCCAGCGTCGCACCGAGCCTTTCCGCCAACCGAGCTGATCGAGCGTTTTCAGGGTCGATGTAACTCACCAGCGTCGTGAGGTGCCTGACGTCTCGACACCAGGTCCGGAGGGCGGTTGCAGCTTCGTATGCGACGCCGCGACCCTCCGCCTCAGGATAGAGTAGCCAGCCCAGTTCCCATTCTGGGAAGAGCGGCCCTGAATTGATTCCAACTTGTCCGAGGCATTCGCCGTCGGCAGTGTTCTCAATCATAAGACCACCGCACCCGAACAGGCTCCATTGAGCGTGATCGGAACAAAACATTCCCCAAGCACCGGCGAGGGAGAAAGGCCCACCCATGTAGATTGATCGGTCTGAAGTCATAACACGATGATAGCCGGTCCAGTCTTCTGCTCGCATAGGCCGCAAGGTCAGGCGGGGGGTCTTAAGCGTAGGAATCACAGTCATAGGTAGCCCTTTTTGTCATGCTTAGGATATCCTCATCACAGATCAATGTCGGCTTCGTTCTGCACAACAGCCATAGTCTACCTGCAAACTCAGGGTCGTTTCGGCGTGGGGTTGGCAGGAGGATTCGGCCTTCCAACTTCGGTGGATGTCACTGGTATTGCCCCCTAAAGCGGGCGTTGCTGCCATGCCGCTTGCGGGATGATGTCTTCGACTTGCATCCCGTGGAGCGCCATCAGAGCGGCCATATCGTTTGCGTGGGCTGCGGCCTGCGCCTCGGCCCAGCCCAGAAAAACCTGAATGGGGCGGCGTTTGACAAAACGTGCGGGGCAGCGGGCCCAATGGGCGGGGAAGCGCAGCACCGGCAGATGCGGGCAGACCGGCACCAGTTGCCCCGCCTGCATTTCTGCCGTGGCCAGCGCCATTGATTCCAGCACAACGCCCGCACCGTCCAGTGCAAGCTGGATCGCCATCGACGAGCGGTCCATCAGCACGGTCTTGCGGTTGTTGGCCCCCGTCACGTCATTGTGCCACAGCCAGAAATCCCATTGCACATGCGCGCGCGGGCTGTCGATCAGGCGGGCGTGCGACAGCGGGTCGCCGGCGGGCAGGCTGGCCAGATAATCGGGATGCGCCAGCGGCAGGATGTGATCGTGAACCAGCGGTTTGCACCACAGCCCCGGCCAGTCGCCGGTGCCATAGCGGATGTCCATGTCCATGATCTCGCGGTCGAAATCGGTGGGGTCGGGGGCGGCATCCACGCGCAGATCCCAGTCGGGATAGCGTGTCAGAAAATCGGCCAGACGTGGCCCCAGCCAGCGCACGCCAAAGCTGGGCGAGACGCGCAGGTTCAGCCGGTGCGAGGTGCGGGTGCGGCCCAGATTGGTCTGCGCGTCGGTCAGCATCCGCAGGGCGGTGCCTGCGGTCTGGGCCAGCAATTCGCCCTCCAGTGTCAGGCTGAGCACGCGGCCGGTGCGGCGGAACAATTTGACGCCCAACTGCTGTTCCAGCAGTTTGATCTGCTGGCTGACGGCAGAGGGCGAGACGGACATTTCCTCGGCGGCGCGGGCCAGACTGCCGCGCCGTGCCACGGCTTCGAAATAGGGGAGCGCGTGCAGGTTGGGGGCGCGGCTCATGGTGGCCGCGCTCGGTCCGGGCCTGTGTCGGTGGAGGTGTTGGCGTCCAGTTCTTGCCGGATCACGTCGATGATGTCTTCGCCCAGATTGTCGAGATGCACGCCAATGGCTGCGCGAATCTTGTCGGGATCATGGGCGCGTAGGGCCGTAACGATGTCGCGGTGGTGTGAAATCACCCGCTCGCGGTTGCGCCGTTTGACCGCTGCCAGAAATCGTGAACGCCAGAGCCGCGCCAGAAAGGTGCGATGAATCTCGGCCAGCGGTGCATTGTGCGAGGCCCGCGCGATGGCCGAATGAAAGCTCATGTCGATCTCGAACAGGTCCAGCGGGTCTGCGGTGTCAAACAGGTCTGCCATCTGGTCGACGATCTGTTCGATCTCGACGATGTCTTCTTCGGTGGCCCGGTGGCACGCCAGTTCGCCCGACAGCTTTTCCACAGCCAGCAACACTTCGACCTCGTCCGAGACCTGTTTGATCGAGGGGATCGACACGATCGGGCTGCGGGCGGGGCGCAGGTCGACCAGACCTTCTTTGGCCAGAATTCGCACCGCTTCGCGCAGCGGTGTGCGGCTTACGCCCATCTCGGTTGCGTTGTCGCGTTCTTTGATGCTGGCGCCGGGTGCAAGCTTGCCGCGCAAGATATTGCGGCGCAGCTGGTTCGCGATCTGCTCGGACAGTGGGTTTTCCGTCATGCTGTGTCCATCAAGAGGGGAGACCAAAGGGGGTACCGTAAGCCATACGGGCAGGTCTTGTTCGGAATTTGGTATACCGAAATCTGTTGATTGTCGATATGCGACTCGCTAGGGTCGCTCAAGATGGTATACCATCTTAGCCAACTTCTGGTTGTAAGATGTTGGAATGAAAAAGCGGGCGGCGTAAATGTCGCTTAGGGAGGAAAGACACTATGAAACTCAAGACACTTTTGATGTCGACTGCGGCGGCTGCCATGGTTGCCGGCACTGCATTTGCCGAGGATGTGACACTGCGCATCCAGACCCACTATGCGACCGAACATCCCACAGGCAAGCTGCTGGCCCAATGGATCGACGATGTACAGACCATGTCCGATGGCGGCATCACGGTTGAAATGTTCTATTCTTCTTCGGTGGTTGCGACCACCGAGACATGGGACGCCGCAATCAACGGCATCCTTGACTGCGACGCGACGGGCGGCGCCTATCAGACCGGCAAGAACCCTGCGTTCCAGTTCGTCGGTGACATCATGGGCGGCTATGACACGCCTTGGCAGCAGTACAGCTGGCTGTATTACGGTGACGGCTATGCCGCCGCACAAGAGCTTTATAACGCACAGGGTATGCAGCTGATCGGCTGGTCGATTTACGGTCAGGAATCACTGTCTTCGTCCAAGCCGCTGGCAGGCTTTGAGGACATCAAAGGCTGGAAATTCCGTTCGCCTCCCGGCATGGAGACCGAAATTTTCCAAGAGTTGGGCGCATCGCCCATCGTGATGGATTTCACCGAAATCTTTACCGCGCTTGAAACAGGTATCATCGACGGTGCCGACGCATCCGGTCTGGCCAACAACGTGGGCCTTGGACTTTATGACATCGTGAAACACGCCACCTATCCCGGCTTTCACTCGATGCCGTCGGACCATCTGGCGTGTAATCAGGACGTTTGGGATGGTTTGACCGAGCAGCAGCGTCGCATCATAGACACCGCATGGCAAAAGTTGTCGTTCCAGGTTGCCCTGGCCAACGAAAAAGCCAACGCCGAAGCCGCCGCCGCGCTGCAGGAACAGGGTGTGACACTGTATGACTGGTCGCCCGAAGATCGCGCCGAGTTCCGTCGCGCAGCCCAGGTTGCATGGGACGACTGGGGCACACGTTCGCCCGAGGCAGCCGCATTGCTGGAAAGCCACAAGACCTACCTCAAGCAGTTGGGTCTGCTGAGCGGAGAGTGATCTGATACAAGACGAACGTCTGACGTCAACACCGAAGGCGGGCCTGATTGGCCCGCCTTCTTTCACCGGATTGTAGACGTCCGGGAACACCATGTGGGGAGACAGGTGATGCAGGGAAATTCGCTTTGGCTGGGCCGGATGCGCGCGCCAATCAAAACGGCGATGATGGGGTTCGTAGGGCTGACGGTTGTGCTTTATGTGCTGCTGATCGGGCAACGGCTGTTTTTGGAAGAATCCTACGGGATGTACGAGATGATCCGACCCGCAGGCAGGCCGCTGGTGCAGGTGATGCTGGTCAGTCTGATCGCGGCGCTTGTATTTGCCTCGCTGTTTTTGTCGGACACCAGGGGTGCGATTGAAACATCCCCCGACGGGTTCTTTGATCTGGTGTCGGTGGTGCTGGGGCGACTGGCGATGATCATGACGACCTTTGTGGTGCTGGTCATGTTCTACGAGGTCGTGTCGCGCTATGTGTTTGCCAGTCCGACGCTGTGGGCGAACGAGCTTTCACTTTGGATCGCGGCCTTTGTGTTCTTGCTGTCGGGGCTGTATGCCATGCAGCAGCGCAGCCACATCCGCATCTACATTATCTACAACATGATGCCCCGCTGGGCGCGAAAGGCGTCTGACACGGTTTCGGTTCTGCTGATCGTGGGCTTTACCTTTGCGTTGGTCTGGGGCGGCTACACGGATGCCTCCAAGCGGTTCTTGCGGATGGAAACATTCGGCACAGCATGGGATCCGCCAATTCCGGGCACCATTAAGCCCGCCATTTTGCTGCTGATTGTCATTGTGGCCATTCAGGCCGTGTCGAATCTGATTGCCGATTGGCACAAAGATCCAGAAGCACACACCCCTATGGATGAGATCGACGAGACAGAGATCGAAAACATTCGCCGCACGTTGAAAGAGGACTGATACTATGGTCGATATCGGCACCCTTTCCCTGATCATTCTGCTGGCGATGTTTGCGCTGCTGGCGATTGGTATGCCTTTGGGCTTTGCCTCGGCCTTTCTGGCTGTTGTGACGCTTGCTTTGAAATTCCCGCCCGACCTGTTGTTCGGCACCTTCGGGCGTGGCCCGTTGTCGGTGCTGGGGCAGGCGGTGTACCGGCAGATGACGAACTATGTTCTTATCTCCGTGCCGTTATTTATCTTTATGGCGGCGATGCTGGAACGATCTGGCATTGCGCGGGATATGTATTCGTCGCTGAACGTCTGGCTGAGTCAGGTGCGCGGCGGCATCGCCATTGTGACGTCAATCA encodes:
- the phnF gene encoding phosphonate metabolism transcriptional regulator PhnF; its protein translation is MARTPIWQSIAAHLRDEITAGQFAQGDKLPTEAALSARFGVNRHTVRHALGALAEEGVVYARRGAGVFVTQVPTDYPIGKRVRFHQNLTLAGRVPAKEILSLETRSATAVERKTLALAEGDMVHDYEGLSLADDQPVALFRSVFPAARFPDLLADLQATRSVTAALQRGGVADYTRASTRLKAKLATATQALHLRISEGAPVLHTTGINVDAGGVPVEFGNTWFAGDRITLTLEGG
- a CDS encoding transketolase family protein, with protein sequence MKPQELSRRQSKYTARTAPEGERVATSAMIASLDAEGRDTIAAPFGHALVDLAKTREDIVGLTADLSKYTDLHIFAKAYPDRFYQMGMAEAVMISAAAGLAREGFTPFATTYAVFASRRAYDFIIMAIAEENLPVKIVCALPGLTTGYGPSHQATEDLAIMRGMPNLTIIDPCDAVEIDQATRVIADTPGPVYMRLLRGQVPDVLGEYGYQFKLGRAQMIRDGRDVLFVSSGLMTMRTLDAAKALQKDGVDCAVLHVPTIKPLDVQTIIAEASKGGRLVVTAENHSVTGGLGEAVAATLMRAGVHVPFRQIGLPDAFLDAGALPTLHDQYGISVSAVTAAVKSWL
- a CDS encoding GntR family transcriptional regulator — its product is MTENPLSEQIANQLRRNILRGKLAPGASIKERDNATEMGVSRTPLREAVRILAKEGLVDLRPARSPIVSIPSIKQVSDEVEVLLAVEKLSGELACHRATEEDIVEIEQIVDQMADLFDTADPLDLFEIDMSFHSAIARASHNAPLAEIHRTFLARLWRSRFLAAVKRRNRERVISHHRDIVTALRAHDPDKIRAAIGVHLDNLGEDIIDVIRQELDANTSTDTGPDRARPP
- a CDS encoding SDR family NAD(P)-dependent oxidoreductase, yielding MKLLDGMTAIITGAASPRGLGKATARLFAQHGARVAILDLDADEAAEAAADLPGQGHTWGVCDVTDKVACETVAADIIAQWGQVDILVNNAGITQPLKLMEIAPHNYDAVLDVNLRGTLYMSQAVIPHMRTRGQGSIINLSSVSAQRGGGIFGGPHYSAAKAGILGLTKAMARELAPAGVRSNAICPGFIATDITAGKLTDEMRAQVLEGIPMGRAGTADDVAGCALFLASSLSAYVTGTEVDVNGGSLIH
- a CDS encoding IS110 family transposase, which encodes MEDLAVVGIDIGKDTFHLVGFDRSGQLVIRKQIKRLALNATFEQLPRCIVGMEACLSAHFVSRTLRSMGFEPRIIPAIYVKPFNKGQKNDYNDAEAIAEAALRPNLRTVSEKDQDQLDLQALHRVRARLVSRRTATINQIRAFLIEQGITVRSGLRALKNSFETILEQRRDEISPRMRGILIGLYGDWLWLDKRIGDVSGEIEEISRTEENCANIMTIPGIGPMISTAMVAAVGKGEAFDRGRDFAAWVGLVPRQFSTGGRTILGRITKRGSRYLRMLFVQAAKVIMMRPHRWSDFSFGPWLTEAVARMPRNKAAIALANKLARTAWSLLRHGTQFDAPRDAAMEAI
- a CDS encoding LysR family transcriptional regulator; this translates as MSRAPNLHALPYFEAVARRGSLARAAEEMSVSPSAVSQQIKLLEQQLGVKLFRRTGRVLSLTLEGELLAQTAGTALRMLTDAQTNLGRTRTSHRLNLRVSPSFGVRWLGPRLADFLTRYPDWDLRVDAAPDPTDFDREIMDMDIRYGTGDWPGLWCKPLVHDHILPLAHPDYLASLPAGDPLSHARLIDSPRAHVQWDFWLWHNDVTGANNRKTVLMDRSSMAIQLALDGAGVVLESMALATAEMQAGQLVPVCPHLPVLRFPAHWARCPARFVKRRPIQVFLGWAEAQAAAHANDMAALMALHGMQVEDIIPQAAWQQRPL
- a CDS encoding GNAT family N-acetyltransferase, with protein sequence MTVIPTLKTPRLTLRPMRAEDWTGYHRVMTSDRSIYMGGPFSLAGAWGMFCSDHAQWSLFGCGGLMIENTADGECLGQVGINSGPLFPEWELGWLLYPEAEGRGVAYEAATALRTWCRDVRHLTTLVSYIDPENARSARLAERLGATLDANAQRPDPSDLVYRHYG
- a CDS encoding transketolase yields the protein MNTGTAKHGSNVSLARRAWAIRRNALRMGEVQGQGYIGQALGVADVLAVSYFHALSYRPDDPEWEGRDRFLLSIGHYAIALYSAMIEAGILPENELETYGMDDSRMPMSGMAAYTPGMEITGGSLGHGLGIAVGMALGLKRKKNPAFVYNMLSDGELGEGSTWEAVMSAVQWKLDNLIAIVDFNNQQADGPTRSALAQVPEAAKWQAFGWYAQEVDGNDLDAVVAAFDAARGHDGAQPRVIICNTTMCKGIPFLESREITHFVRVEPEEWAKALEILDGEKPQ
- a CDS encoding NAD(P)H-dependent oxidoreductase; the protein is MNLSSLLAARRDAGRPVRVGLIGAGKFGSMILAQARFIDGYHVVGVADLDVDKARGSFERTGWSPERYAATSMAGAVRDGTTCITDDVADLLACGDIECILEATGHPLAGTRHALAAIDAGKHVIMVNVEADVLCGAVLAHRAAQQGVVYSMAYGDQPAAICELVDWVHACGFELCAAGKGMNFAPPYRYSTPDTVWDFFGWSDEEVAAGDFNPKMYNSFTDGTKAAIEMAAVANATGLDCPDDGLAFHPAGLHDLATVFRPESEGGRLAKPGLVDIASSREPDGRVVLNNIQYGMFVTFRAPDDYTRACFQQYGLLTDPTGWYGSMWRPFHLIGLETSVSVLSACLRGEATGSSTRWRGDAVATSKGDFAAGDYLDGEGGFKVWAKAIPARQSHRLNALPIGLAHHIKLKRPLKRDQIVCLDDVEIVDDKDIFAMRAQQVAFLDE